In the Brockia lithotrophica genome, CGCTCGATGAGGTTGGCCACGAGCTTTGCCGTGATGGGGTCCCGGGCGCGTGCCTTGCGGTCCTGCCGCGCGTATCCGTAGTAGGGCATCACGACGTTGATCCGGGCCGCCGAAGCTCGCTTGAGCGCGTCGATCATGATGAGGAGCTCCATGAGGTGGTCGTTTACGGGGTGGCTCGTCGGCTGGATCACGAACACGTCGGCCCCGCGAACGCTCTCCAACACCTTGACCTGAATCTCTCCGTCGCTGAAGCGGCCCACTTCGGCCCGCCCCAAAGGTATGCCGATGTGTTCGGCGATTGCCCGGGCCAATTCCGGGTTGGCGTTTCCCGTAAAGACCTTGAGGGACGGATCGCGGTACGTGAGCATCCTCACCTCTCCTCGCATCTGCCCAAACACGGGAGCGCCGGAATGTTCCCGGTGGGAAAAGGTCACGAAGGTCGGGAGTCTGCGCCGGGGGTCGACGCCCCTCCCTCGTCGGGACGAGGGTCTGCCGGCCTGGGGTCCTGCGGCGGCGCGACCAGCTTTTCCCGCTTGGCGAAGAGCGTGGGGACGTATCCTTCTTTTACGACCTGGCGCGAGCGGGCGATGGCGAGCGCTCCGGCGGGAACGTCCTCCGTAATCGTCGAACCCGCGGCGATGTACGCCCGCTTCCCTACCCGAACGGGCGCCACAAGGTTCACGTTGCAGCCGACGAAGGCGCCGTCTTCGATCACCGTCTCGTACTTCCGCAAACCGTCGTAGTTTACGGTGATCACGCCGCTGGCGATGTTCACATCCCGACCGACGAAGGCATCGCCTACGTAACTCAGGTGCGGCAGTTTCGAACCTTCTCCGATGCGGGAATTCTTGACTTCCACGAAATTCCCCACCTTCACTCCGGGCCCGAGCGCCGTGCCCGGACGAAGGCGGGCAAAGGGGCCGACGGTAGCCCGCGGACCGATGCTCGCCCCTTCGGCGACCGTGTATAGGACGCGCGCCTCTTCCCACACTTCTACGTCCGTAAGCTCCGTCTGGGGGCCGATTTCCGCACCGCGGCGGACGACCGTACGGCCGAAGAGGCGGGTCCCCGCCCGCAGGACGACGTCCTCTTCGAGGACGACGTCCGGGCCGACGAGCACGGTGTCCGGCATCTCCACGGTTACCCCCGCACGCATGTGCCGCTCGAGGATCGCTCGCCGAAGGGTTTCCTCGGCACGGGCGAGCTCGTAGCGGTCG is a window encoding:
- a CDS encoding N-acetylglucosamine-1-phosphate uridyltransferase, encoding MERTAAIVLAAGRGTRMKSRTPKVLHCLLGKPMLTYVVEALRGAGFSEIYVVVGEAGEEVRRALGPSVSYVEQGEPLGTGHATAKALEVLPEGIEHVFVVNGDMPLLTAEALRELRDVHARTRAAATIAATYLEEPRGYGRIVRSPDGSFLRIVEEKDATPEEREIREVNAGLYAFAVEPLRRAVPRLRRENAQGEYYLPDVLPLFASEGLPVSVVVLPPAVVAGVNDRYELARAEETLRRAILERHMRAGVTVEMPDTVLVGPDVVLEEDVVLRAGTRLFGRTVVRRGAEIGPQTELTDVEVWEEARVLYTVAEGASIGPRATVGPFARLRPGTALGPGVKVGNFVEVKNSRIGEGSKLPHLSYVGDAFVGRDVNIASGVITVNYDGLRKYETVIEDGAFVGCNVNLVAPVRVGKRAYIAAGSTITEDVPAGALAIARSRQVVKEGYVPTLFAKREKLVAPPQDPRPADPRPDEGGASTPGADSRPS